One segment of Plasmodium vivax chromosome 14, whole genome shotgun sequence DNA contains the following:
- a CDS encoding cyclophilin E, putative (encoded by transcript PVX_122855A) translates to MSDDNATEVLYVGGIDETIDEKSLYDIFSSFGDVRNIEVPINLVTKKNRGFAFVEYVEKDDAKHALYNMNNFELNGKKIYVNYSKNRKMEQYKPVWIDDLYNQEKMKQMEEGNSNPVEKDPPDE, encoded by the exons atgAGTGATGATAACGCAACTGAAGTATTGTATGTAGGGGGAATTGATGAGACAATAGACGAAAAGAGTTTGtatgacattttttcttcctttggTGATGTAAGAAATATCGAGGTGCCTATAAATTTGGTTACAA aaaaaaatcgagGATTCGCATTCGTGGAGTATGTGGAAAAGGATGATGCGAAGCATGCCCTATACAACATGAATAATTTCGAGctaaatggaaagaaaatttatgTCAACTATtcaaaaaataggaaaatgGAACAGTATAAGCCGG tttggATAGACGATTTGTATAACCAGGAAAAGATGAAACAAATGGAGGAGGGAAATTCAAAC CCAGTGGAAAAGGACCCCCCTGATGAATAG
- a CDS encoding hypothetical protein, conserved (encoded by transcript PVX_122860A): MDAPNPDGEKNLLIYDKSSKVGCIYFIGISSNFYRGKVILKKNCISDRIVRYTNLSENLLLIKNGNYNFKQTAILIKGITIFLHRQLEVLLTDFYAMYKKCLFSTLNECRLQNGMIKKGRTRRRHRAKRNVLSLQDGEPTYGNNYNGDHDDGTFRRKKSNYLNKNKNIADINDLMLKESNELYENDYHFENEHIPNDENVIYQDMLTNTSSFDCSKLNNLYTINNAGGNVNTKESSRDANMKSNLNSSAFLKYNMLDVKRHTNAERNNSSNDSLLVSKNLSKKNFSFSVMNSSLLFSGTIPHGKVSNNLGGTHLGGGNILRKDNTKGGGNHPREDEKKNKRIFAQIDKDTILRDNIWEEAKMNKRQKSDSQFSTHLKRGSYVFFLLYNDVKNGPSDNSISSSFHSYEQAKNFINFDARRDVYNLFGNELIQNEKINMQPNNFKLLQTKSTASSINERKNKHKNHLSFEQLRANFNDEYFLKTQLHHNQEGKRHSNGSFGDSYDQMGYNFDQEGYNFDQEGHNFDQVGYNFNRMRGSPRKNCEQRKSQPNGEHKSKSGKDCTDVYTFSDTFRDSLSVPSSKLVSRRSFTSSEYKHNEELIKLKNYLHKISANCSNVIEFDRLFPVKKMSDKSISIIFYNLLVLASNAEVDLTQNFPDSKILIQVC, translated from the coding sequence atggatgcGCCGAACCCCGACGGAGAGAAGAACCTGCTGATATACGACAAGTCCAGCAAGGTGGGGTGCATCTACTTCATAGGCATCAGCAGCAACTTCTATCGGGGCAAAGtgattctaaaaaaaaactgcatcAGCGACAGAATAGTGAGATACACGAATTTAAGCGAAAATTTGTTGTTAatcaaaaatgggaattataattttaaacaaACGGCCATATTAATTAAAGGAATAACCATCTTTCTGCACAGGCAGTTGGAGGTGTTACTAACCGATTTCTACGCCATGTATAAGAAGTGCCTATTCAGCACCCTGAATGAATGTAGGCTCCAAAACGGtatgataaaaaagggaaggacgAGAAGAAGACACAGGGCGAAGAGAAATGTACTCTCTTTGCAAGATGGGGAGCCAACCTATGGCAACAACTATAATGGAGATCACGATGACGGCACTTTTCGAAGGAAAAAGAGTAACTACctaaacaaaaacaaaaatatagcaGATATAAACGACCTTATGCTGAAAGAAAGCAACGAACTGTATGAGAATGACTACCACTTTGAAAATGAACACATcccaaatgatgaaaatgtaatatatcaAGATATGCTAACTAACACCTCGTCCTTCGATTGCTCCAAACTTAATAACTTGTATACAATTAACAATGCGGGGGGGAATGTGAACACAAAGGAGAGTAGCAGAGATGCAAACATGAAGAGTAACTTAAACAGCTCGGCcttcttaaaatataatatgctAGATGTTAAGAGGCACACAAATGCAGAGAGAAATAACTCCTCCAATGATAGTTTACTTGTGAGTAAAAATCTGAGCAAAAAGAACTTCTCCTTCAGTGTTATGAACAGTAGTCTCCTATTCAGTGGTACTATCCCTCATGGGAAGGTGTCTAACAATTTGGGTGGCACCCACCTTGGGGGAGGTAACATCCTTCGTAAGGACAACACCAAGGGAGGGGGAAACCACCCGCGGGAAGAcgaaaagaagaacaaacgGATTTTTGCGCAAATCGATAAGGACACCATTTTACGGGATAACATCTGGGAGGAGgccaaaatgaataaaaggCAAAAATCAGATAGTCAATTTAGTACCCATTTGAAAAGAGGGagttacgttttttttctcctataCAATGATGTGAAAAATGGTCCAAGTGATAATTCAATATCCTCCTCTTTCCATTCGTATGAACAGGCAAAAAATTTCATCAACTTTGACGCAAGGAGGGATGTGTACAACCTATTCGGAAATGAGCTCAtacagaatgaaaaaattaacatgcAGCCAAACAACTTTAAGTTGCTTCAGACCAAGTCAACAGCGTCCTCCATAaacgaaaggaaaaacaaacacaAGAACCACCTAAGCTTTGAGCAGTTACGGGCAAACTTTAATGacgaatattttttgaaaactcAGCTGCACCATAACCAGGAAGGGAAAAGACACTCGAATGGTTCTTTCGGTGACAGCTACGATCAAATGGGGTACAACTTCGACCAAGAGGGTTACAATTTCGACCAAGAGGGTCACAACTTCGACCAAGTGGGTTACAACTTTAACAGGATGAGGGGCTCCCCCAGGAAAAACTGCGAACAGAGAAAATCGCAACCAAACGGAGAACATAAAAGCAAAAGTGGGAAAGACTGCACAGATGTATACACCTTCAGTGACACTTTTAGAGACTCCCTCAGTGTGCCATCGAGCAAACTAGTGAGTAGGAGATCCTTCACCTCTTCAGAGTATAAGCATAACGAAGAATTAATAAAactgaaaaattatttgcacAAAATAAGTGCAAACTGTTCCAACGTCATAGAATTCGATCGCCTATTTcctgtgaaaaaaatgtccgACAAGAGCATCTCCATCATATTTTACAACTTGCTCGTGCTGGCCTCAAATGCGGAAGTGGACCTCACTCAGAATTTTCCTGACAGTAAAATTCTCATACAGGTATGTTGA
- a CDS encoding Dihydrolipoyllysine-residue succinyltransferase component of 2-oxoglutarate dehydrogenase (encoded by transcript PVX_122850A) produces MTQNLVLRLNKPLFYNAKGISRILNLECKQCVNCHSTFKRCFSIDTIKVPRLGDSITEGTISEWKKKVGDYVKVDETITIIDTDKVSVDINSKSSGALSKIFAEAGDIVLVDAPLCEIDTSVEPPAHISEVKEEIAQSKTVQASEQNGSEKEEGKKDQNSAHKESERKVSEANNTRVLYEAVSERTETRVRMLPIRKRIAERLKESQNTCALLTTFNECDMSKVIVLRSELKDIFQKKYGCKLGFVSLFMHASTLALKKMPQVNAYIDNDEIVYRNYVDISVAVATPNGLTVPIIRDCQNKKLSELELALSELATKARNNKLSLDDFTGGTFTISNGGVFGSMLSTPIVNMPQSAILGMHTIKDRAVVVNNEIVIRPIMYLALTYDHRLLDGRDAVQFLSAIKDYIENPSLMLID; encoded by the exons ATGACACAGAACCTTGTGCTTCGATTGAAC AAACCCCTGTTTTATAACGCGAAAGGGATTAGCAGGATCCTCAACCTGGAGTGCAAGCAATGCGTGAACTGTCATTCCACATTTAAAAGATGCTTCTCCATAG ACACGATAAAAGTACCCAGGCTTGGAGATTCCATTACGGAAGGCACCATCAGcgaatggaagaaaaaagtgggTGATTATGTTAAGGTGGATGAAACGATAACGATTATCGACACGGACAAAGTAAGCGTCGACATAAACTCCAAATCCAGTGGGGCgctttcaaaaatatttgcagAAGCGGGAGACATCGTTTTGGTCGATGCGCCCCTGTGCGAAATAGACACTTCAGTGGAGCCACCTGCTCACATATCAGAagtgaaggaagaaatagCACAAAGCAAAACTGTGCAAGCGagtgaacaaaatggaagcgaaaaggaggaaggtAAAAAGGACCAAAATAGCGCGCACAAAGAAAGCGAAAGAAAAGTAAGTGAAGCGAATAACACAAGAGTGCTATACGAAGCCGTCAGTGAAAGAACCGAAACGAGAGTGCGCATGTTGCCAATAAGAAAACGAATTGCCGAAAGGCTCAAAGAATCGCAAAACACGTGCGCGTTGCTAACCACATTTAACGAATGCGACATGAGCAAAGTGATAGTCCTACGCAGTGAGTTAAAAGACATCTTTCAAAAGAAGTATGGATGCAAATTAGGGTTCGTATCCCTCTTCATGCATGCGTCAACCTTAgctctaaaaaaaatgccacaagTAAATGCATACATAGATAACGATGAGATTGTGTACCGAAATTATGTTGACATATCCGTAGCAGTGGCCACACCCAACGGATTAACAGTTCCTATCATTCGAGAttgccaaaataaaaaactatcAGAACTTGAACTGGCTCTATCCGAGTTGGCTACCAAAGCGAGGAACAACAAATTGTCGTTAGACGATTTCACGGGTGGTACTTTTACCATTTCGAATGGAGGCGTTTTTGGCAGCATGTTAAGCACACCCATTGTGAACATGCCGCAGTCGGCTATACTAGGTATGCACACAATAAAAGACAGAGCCGTAGTGGTAAACAATGAAATTGTCATTAGGCCTATCATGTATTTGGCCCTAACTTATGACCACAGATTGCTCGATGGAAGAGACGCCGTGCAGTTTTTAAGCGCAATAAAGGACTATATAGAAAACCCGAGCCTCATGCTGATTGATTGA